In the genome of Bacteroides mediterraneensis, the window TATACCGGTGGATTCAACAGTGACCAGATTATCAGCAACGAGGATGGAGGTCTGATTTCTCGTTTCTACGGTTATGTGGCAGACGGACTGTTCCAGAACTGGGATGAGGTGTATGCACATACCGACGAACACGGAAATCTGATTCAGCCTAATGCTCAGCCTGGAGATATCCGTTTCAAGGACTTGAACCACGATGGTAATCTGGATGCCAGCGACAAGACTTTCATCGGTAACCCTTATCCGGACCTGATGATTGGTTTGAACCTGGGATTTACGTATAAGAATATCGATTTTGCCGCCAACTTCTATGGTACTGTGGGAAATGATATCTTTAATACGACAAAAGGATATTATTCTGGTGCCAACGGTCAGAATGTGTGGGCTGGTACACTGAATAAGGCATGGGATGGTGAAGGAACAAGCAACGACATTCCTCGCTTGTCTTATAACGACCTGAACCTGAACTATCAGCGTGTGTCCAGTTTCTATGTGGAAGATGGTTCTTATTTGCGTTGTAAATTGTTGCAGATTGGATATACTTTGCCTAAACAATGGGTAGGAGGTGCTAACTTGCGTATTTCATTCTCTGCACAGAATCCGTTTACGATTACCGGTTATTCAGGTATGGACCCGGAACGTCCGATGCTGGATGGTAGTGTAATTGAAACAGGTATCGATAACATTGCTTATCCGAACCCGCGTACATTCTTGTTTGGTATAGACTTTAAATTTTAATTCTTGAATAACTATGAAACAGCTATTAGCAATATTAACATTGTTTTCCTCGCTGACCTTTACTTCCTGCGAAGACTTCCTGACGGAAGAGGTGCGTGGACAGCAGAACCTCGACACTTATTTCACTACAGCCGATGAGTGCGAGTCCTATATTACCGGCTGCTACCAGGATATTACCTGTGGCGGATGGTGGAACATCAATACGGTATGGCTTTTGTCTGAGATGTGTAGTGATGATGCATGGATGGGAAATACCACACAGAGCCAGAGTGATTATATCTCATTGGCTCATTACCAAGGTAACGGAGCAAGCAATGGTCCGATTTCCAACTTCTGGCAATATCGTTACAAAGGTATCTTGCGTTGCAATGTGGCTATCGACCGTATCGGAAATGCAGGCTTGGAAGATAAAGAACTTCAAGACCGTTTAGTGGCAGAAGCTCGTTTCCTGCGTGGATATTTCTATTTTGAACTGGCTAGAAACTTCGGAGGAGTTCCTCTGATTACAGAGTTCAAGATGCCGGAAGAAATTCAGGGCATCACTCGTGCTTCGTTGGAAGATACTTATAAGTTTATTGAAGAAGATTTGAAGGCTGCTGCCGAAGTATTGCCTAAACGTAGTGAATATGCCGATGCGGACATGGGTCGTGCTACCAGTGGAGCTGCACTGGGTTTGCTGGGTAAGGTTTATCTGTATCAGGAAAAGTGGACAGAAGCTCGTGATGTGTTGCAGAAACTGATTCCGGAATCTGGTTATACGGGAGAAGATGCACAGACTACCGAATATGATTTGCTTCCTGACTTCGGAGATGTATGGAACAAGAACTATGACAACAGTGTGGAAAGCCTTTTCGAAGTGCAATATGAATATCATCCTACATTGGCATTAGGAGGTTCTCTTTCAACGGTGACTGGTGCCCGTAGCTGTGGTGCCGCATTGGGAGACGGATGGGCATGGTGCCAGCCTTCTGCCAACCTGGAAGCTGCTTATAGTGAAGATGATGTACGTCGTGAATGGACAATTATCAAAACTGGATGTACGGAAATCAAAGGAGAAACAGCCGACAATTTTGCAACAATCTTGAAAGATAACAAAGAGATTGCTAACTATAAGGAATATGTGGAAAGATATAATCTGCCGGAAAATTGCTTGGTAATTGATCCGTCGGGTCATAAATCAGCTCGTATCATCCGTAAATATTATCTTCCGTTGAATGACCGTCCTGAGGTGTACAACACAGACAAGAGCCCGCTGAATCATCGTATCCTGCGTTATGCGGATGTATTGCTGATGTATGCGGAAGCTTGCAACGAGTTGGGAGATGATACACATGCACAGGCTGCACTGAACCGTGTACGTAATCGTGCAGGTCTGGCTTCTGTGACGGTGACTGGTAATGACCTTCGTCATGCCATCCGTAATGAACGTCGTCTGGAACTGGCTTTTGAACAGAATCGTTTGTATGATATCCGCCGCTGGAAAGACGACAATGGCAAACCGGTAATCGCCAACTTGATGGGTGAAAATGGTTCATTTGTGAAATGGAACACAGATCCTGCTACTCGTGATGCAATGGAATGGGATAATCAGGGTGAAGCAAGCGATAAAGGAAAATCATTCCGTGAAGACCGCGACCTTCTTTTCCCGATACCTTTGTACGAGGTAACGATGTCGAACGGATCTATCGAACAGAATCCAAATTGGAACTAATAGGGTAAAAAGATGAATTGATTATGCCATTCAGAGGAATGTCTTAAGTTCTTCTGGATGGCATTTTTATTTAAAATTTTGTAGTGATGAAAAAATATGCAATCATATTGGGCGCTTTGAGTCTGGCCGCATGCAGTGATAACACTCCCGAAAATCCTGGAGAAAATCAGGAAGAAATAGTCAGTGTGGAAAAAAATGTAACGATTAATGCGGGACAGGCTTTTCAGACAATGGTCGGCTTTGGTGCATCCGACTGTTGGACACCTGCGTATATTGGTAAATATTGGACAAGTAGCCGTGACCGTATTTCTGAACTTTTGTTCTCCTCGGAAATTGTGGATGGACAGCCAAAAGGAATCGGACTCTCCATGTGGCGGGTAAATTTAGGCGGTGGAAGCGCAGAACAAGGCGATGGAAGTGGTATTGTAGACAAATCACGACGTGCGGAATCTTATCTGACGGATAACTTGTCGTTGGACTGGACGCGTTGTGAGGGGCAGCGGTATTTCATGAGCCGGGCTAAAGAGTTTGGAATTGATAATTTCGTTTTGTTTAGTAATACTCCTCCGGTGCAGTACACCTTGAACGGAAAGGGATTTTCCCAAAATGGAGGCAGTGCGAACCTGAAATCAGAGTGCTATGATGATTTTGCTTCTTATATGGCGGAGGTCGCTAAACATTATGTGGATGAAGGATATCCGGTCAGCCATATCTCTCCGGTGAATGAACCGCAGTATAATTGGGATGGGAATGGTCAGGAAGGTAGTGGCTGGAAGAATGAGGAAGTGGCTAAACTGGCTCGGGAGCTTGATGCTCAGCTGACTCAAAAAGGTCTTTCTACTAATATTTTATTAGGAGAATCCGGAGATTGGGAGTATCTTTACAAGGTGAAGGATGATGCGAACCGCAGTAATGTACTTTCGGCCTTTTTCTCTTCTTCATCTCCTGCCTATGTGGGTAATCTGTCGCATGTGGAGAAGTTGATTTGTGGACATAGTTATTGGACAGATGGCACGTGGGATGGAATGCGTGACGTGCGTAAAAAAGTGGCACAGGCTGCCGAACAGTATGGGGTAGATGTGTGGCAAAGTGAATGGAGTATGCTGGGCGATAATTATAGTTCGTCGGAATTTGTCGGATATGATGCCGCTTCAGAAATGGATATCGCTTTGTATATGTCGAAAGTCATTCATAACGACCTGACGGTGGCTAACGTTACTTCCTGGAATTATTGGGTAGCAATGGATGTGTCCAGATGGGGACAGAAGAACCGTTTCTTATTGGTGGCATTGACTCCTAAAGGTTGGGCCGGAGACAAGGAAAGCATAGATAATCTGGAAGAAGAAGGAAGCTTCAATGCGACTTCAACTTTGTGGGTATTGGGTAATTACAGCCGTTTTATCCGTCCTGGATATCATCGGATTTCTATGACATTGAATGAGTCGATGAGTTTCTTCGGTTCTGCCTGGATGTCACCGCAGCAGGATTGCATTGTAGCGGTGTACACGAACTTGTCGAGCAAGGGCATTCGTTTGAACGAAACACGTCAGAATTGGGGTGGAGAACCGAAAACCATCAAGACGTATACCACTTCGGGCACCA includes:
- a CDS encoding RagB/SusD family nutrient uptake outer membrane protein — protein: MKQLLAILTLFSSLTFTSCEDFLTEEVRGQQNLDTYFTTADECESYITGCYQDITCGGWWNINTVWLLSEMCSDDAWMGNTTQSQSDYISLAHYQGNGASNGPISNFWQYRYKGILRCNVAIDRIGNAGLEDKELQDRLVAEARFLRGYFYFELARNFGGVPLITEFKMPEEIQGITRASLEDTYKFIEEDLKAAAEVLPKRSEYADADMGRATSGAALGLLGKVYLYQEKWTEARDVLQKLIPESGYTGEDAQTTEYDLLPDFGDVWNKNYDNSVESLFEVQYEYHPTLALGGSLSTVTGARSCGAALGDGWAWCQPSANLEAAYSEDDVRREWTIIKTGCTEIKGETADNFATILKDNKEIANYKEYVERYNLPENCLVIDPSGHKSARIIRKYYLPLNDRPEVYNTDKSPLNHRILRYADVLLMYAEACNELGDDTHAQAALNRVRNRAGLASVTVTGNDLRHAIRNERRLELAFEQNRLYDIRRWKDDNGKPVIANLMGENGSFVKWNTDPATRDAMEWDNQGEASDKGKSFREDRDLLFPIPLYEVTMSNGSIEQNPNWN
- a CDS encoding glycoside hydrolase, which codes for MKKYAIILGALSLAACSDNTPENPGENQEEIVSVEKNVTINAGQAFQTMVGFGASDCWTPAYIGKYWTSSRDRISELLFSSEIVDGQPKGIGLSMWRVNLGGGSAEQGDGSGIVDKSRRAESYLTDNLSLDWTRCEGQRYFMSRAKEFGIDNFVLFSNTPPVQYTLNGKGFSQNGGSANLKSECYDDFASYMAEVAKHYVDEGYPVSHISPVNEPQYNWDGNGQEGSGWKNEEVAKLARELDAQLTQKGLSTNILLGESGDWEYLYKVKDDANRSNVLSAFFSSSSPAYVGNLSHVEKLICGHSYWTDGTWDGMRDVRKKVAQAAEQYGVDVWQSEWSMLGDNYSSSEFVGYDAASEMDIALYMSKVIHNDLTVANVTSWNYWVAMDVSRWGQKNRFLLVALTPKGWAGDKESIDNLEEEGSFNATSTLWVLGNYSRFIRPGYHRISMTLNESMSFFGSAWMSPQQDCIVAVYTNLSSKGIRLNETRQNWGGEPKTIKTYTTSGTKQLVEKVVQEGDPVVLDAESVTTVVYELK